The following are from one region of the Roseobacter fucihabitans genome:
- the glgA gene encoding glycogen synthase GlgA gives MKILFVASECAPFVKTGGLADVIGAVPKALAALDVEARVLLPAYPAFDALVASGETIWRSADLHGGAARLVACHAEGIELLLLDAPHLFARPGNIYLGQDGQDWPDNAQRFAALSFVAAQIATGALPDWQPDVVHAHDWQAGLVPAYLYAHKGTTPPCVLTIHNIAFQGLFDPSLISALGLSPALYTPEGIEYFGHIGFLKAGLAFADKITTVSPTYTRELMVPEFGMGLEGVMQARASDLSGILNGIDLEVWNPETDMDLVAPYSVRRLKPKAKNRAEVLRRFGLNDDQTGPLFCVVSRLTTQKGLDLLLEALPTLVARGAKLAVLGSGDKALEAGFVGAAHSYAGSVGVIIGYDEPLSHLMQGGSDAILIPSRFEPCGLTQLYGLRYGTIPVVARTGGLADTVIDANEAALTAKCATGVQFAPVTKAALEQAILRSCDLFDQPGVWSAMMRRAMRHPVGWDVSAGAYRDIYSEMIGAKSQRDGS, from the coding sequence GTGAAAATACTGTTTGTGGCCTCGGAATGCGCCCCCTTCGTCAAGACGGGCGGGCTTGCGGATGTGATCGGTGCGGTGCCTAAAGCCCTGGCTGCGTTGGACGTGGAGGCGCGCGTGTTACTCCCCGCCTATCCGGCTTTTGACGCGCTGGTGGCGTCCGGCGAAACCATCTGGCGGTCTGCAGACCTGCACGGCGGGGCCGCGCGCCTTGTGGCCTGCCACGCCGAGGGCATCGAGTTGCTCTTGCTGGATGCACCGCATCTTTTTGCACGCCCCGGCAATATCTATCTTGGCCAGGACGGGCAGGATTGGCCCGATAACGCGCAACGTTTCGCAGCGCTCTCCTTTGTCGCCGCACAGATCGCAACCGGGGCCTTGCCGGACTGGCAACCCGACGTCGTGCACGCGCATGATTGGCAGGCCGGGCTGGTGCCGGCTTATCTCTATGCCCATAAAGGGACAACGCCGCCCTGCGTGCTGACCATCCATAATATCGCGTTTCAGGGGCTGTTTGATCCGTCGCTGATCAGTGCCTTGGGGCTTTCCCCCGCACTCTATACCCCGGAAGGCATCGAGTATTTTGGCCATATCGGGTTTTTGAAGGCAGGCCTTGCCTTCGCCGATAAGATTACCACCGTCAGCCCGACCTATACGCGCGAATTGATGGTGCCGGAGTTCGGAATGGGGTTGGAGGGGGTGATGCAGGCGCGGGCGTCGGATTTATCGGGCATCCTCAACGGTATTGATCTGGAGGTCTGGAACCCGGAAACGGACATGGACCTCGTCGCCCCCTATTCGGTGCGCCGCCTCAAACCCAAGGCTAAAAATCGCGCGGAAGTCCTGCGCCGATTTGGACTGAACGACGATCAAACCGGCCCGCTGTTCTGTGTGGTCAGCCGATTGACCACGCAAAAGGGGCTCGATCTGCTGCTCGAAGCGCTGCCGACGCTCGTGGCGCGCGGTGCCAAACTGGCCGTGCTGGGCAGTGGGGACAAGGCCCTCGAGGCCGGGTTCGTCGGGGCCGCGCACAGCTATGCGGGCTCTGTCGGGGTGATCATCGGCTATGATGAACCCCTGTCGCATCTGATGCAGGGGGGCAGTGACGCCATTTTGATCCCTTCGCGCTTTGAGCCTTGCGGTCTGACGCAATTATATGGGTTGCGCTATGGCACGATCCCCGTGGTGGCGCGCACGGGTGGTCTTGCGGATACGGTGATCGACGCGAATGAGGCGGCGTTAACGGCAAAATGCGCCACCGGTGTGCAATTCGCGCCCGTTACCAAAGCGGCTCTTGAGCAGGCGATCTTGCGCAGCTGCGATCTTTTTGACCAACCGGGAGTATGGTCGGCGATGATGCGGCGCGCCATGCGCCATCCCGTCGGATGGGATGTCTCTGCCGGGGCCTATCGGGATATCTATAGCGAGATGATAGGCGCAAAATCACAGCGGGATGGATCCTGA
- the malQ gene encoding 4-alpha-glucanotransferase, which yields MRSDQRLADLAALCGVFPEFTDLSGDICATNPETQRALIKANGLEADTDRAIADTLALLRAEAVERLLPQDVVVTCEQRARVPCACPTQWQVVLEGSQTIGAEGKSEGDIELPGLPAGVHELIVQHANTRQSVTLIAAPERAPSLQDIAGTDRIWGVVTTLYGIRSDKSRGLGSFDDLARLGEVLGAQGAGFIGINPVHAFGWGDGATISPYSPTHRGFLNINHICMDEIPQVPVPARSQAGDQELIDYRGFGQQHRAALRAGYAAFQSTASPDHRADLQGFTQAGGCALADFALFETLSETHGPEWREWPDALRQPNSAYLAVPDLDVTFHIWLQWLAARQLAAAQQRSQDSGMALGLYLDLAVGARLDGAEAWAGAQTLARGVSLGAPPDHLSPAGQNWQLAAYAPRLLRAHKYAPFRQVLWQVMQHCGVLRIDHALGLNRSYWIPDNGAPGGYIRQPFQSLMAIIAIEAQRAGTVIIGEDLGLVPDGFRETMMAKGLYSYTVVQYEKTENDAFRKARDLRPQSLACFGTHDTPTVKGFWDADDIAWWHRLGWINQGEKTAAQKRRAREKAALMGGPQKALPGLDACDLADRVHGDLAMGPTALVAVQLDDVIGVRDAQNLPGTIDEHPNWRRKLPLSIAELAQHTGLRDTATVMAQAGRSTRDRKPRKEQP from the coding sequence ATGCGCTCGGATCAGAGGCTTGCCGATCTCGCGGCGCTATGTGGTGTTTTTCCGGAATTCACGGATTTATCGGGGGATATTTGCGCGACAAACCCGGAAACGCAACGTGCGCTGATCAAGGCGAATGGGCTTGAAGCGGATACCGATCGCGCCATCGCGGACACGCTTGCGCTGTTGCGTGCGGAGGCGGTCGAGCGTCTTTTGCCTCAGGACGTTGTTGTGACCTGTGAGCAGCGCGCGCGCGTTCCCTGCGCCTGTCCGACGCAGTGGCAGGTGGTTCTTGAAGGGAGCCAAACCATTGGCGCTGAGGGGAAAAGTGAGGGCGATATCGAATTGCCCGGCCTGCCCGCCGGCGTGCATGAGTTGATCGTTCAACACGCCAACACCCGCCAGAGCGTGACATTGATCGCCGCCCCCGAGCGCGCGCCGTCCTTGCAGGATATCGCGGGCACAGATCGGATTTGGGGGGTGGTTACCACGCTTTACGGGATCAGATCGGATAAAAGCCGTGGATTGGGCAGCTTTGACGATCTGGCGCGGCTGGGAGAGGTTTTGGGTGCACAGGGCGCGGGCTTTATCGGTATTAATCCCGTGCATGCTTTTGGGTGGGGTGACGGCGCGACGATCAGCCCCTATTCGCCGACCCACCGCGGGTTTTTGAACATAAACCACATCTGCATGGATGAAATTCCGCAGGTGCCTGTGCCTGCGCGCTCACAGGCTGGGGATCAAGAGCTGATCGACTACCGGGGTTTTGGCCAGCAGCACCGCGCCGCTTTGCGCGCGGGTTACGCGGCGTTTCAATCGACGGCATCGCCGGATCACCGGGCCGACTTGCAGGGTTTTACGCAAGCAGGCGGGTGCGCTTTGGCTGATTTTGCCCTGTTTGAAACGCTCAGTGAAACCCATGGGCCGGAGTGGCGCGAATGGCCCGATGCGCTGAGGCAACCAAATTCGGCGTATCTGGCCGTCCCTGATTTGGATGTGACGTTTCATATCTGGCTTCAATGGCTTGCAGCGCGCCAGCTTGCCGCAGCCCAGCAGCGCAGTCAGGACAGTGGCATGGCGCTGGGGCTCTATCTCGACCTGGCTGTGGGCGCGCGCCTGGACGGGGCAGAGGCCTGGGCGGGTGCGCAGACGCTGGCGCGGGGGGTCTCCTTGGGGGCACCGCCAGACCATCTCAGCCCGGCGGGACAGAACTGGCAGCTGGCCGCCTATGCCCCCCGCCTGCTGCGCGCGCATAAATACGCACCGTTTCGACAAGTTTTGTGGCAGGTCATGCAGCATTGTGGCGTTTTGCGGATTGATCATGCCTTGGGGTTAAACCGCAGCTATTGGATCCCCGACAATGGCGCGCCCGGTGGCTATATTCGTCAGCCCTTTCAGTCGCTCATGGCGATCATCGCCATCGAGGCGCAGCGGGCGGGGACGGTGATCATTGGCGAAGACCTCGGATTGGTGCCGGATGGGTTTCGCGAAACGATGATGGCCAAGGGGCTTTATAGCTATACGGTCGTGCAATATGAAAAGACGGAAAACGACGCGTTTCGCAAGGCGCGCGATCTGCGGCCGCAATCGCTGGCCTGTTTCGGCACCCATGATACCCCGACCGTAAAGGGGTTCTGGGACGCGGATGACATTGCCTGGTGGCACCGGCTGGGGTGGATCAATCAGGGCGAAAAAACCGCCGCGCAAAAGCGGCGTGCGCGTGAAAAAGCCGCGCTGATGGGCGGGCCGCAAAAGGCTTTGCCGGGGCTGGATGCGTGTGATCTGGCGGACCGCGTACATGGGGATCTGGCGATGGGGCCAACCGCGCTTGTGGCTGTGCAGCTTGATGATGTGATTGGTGTGCGCGATGCGCAGAACTTGCCCGGCACGATTGATGAACACCCCAACTGGCGTCGTAAGCTGCCACTGTCCATCGCCGAATTGGCGCAACACACCGGGCTGCGCGATACCGCCACCGTCATGGCACAGGCCGGGCGTAGCACCCGTGATAGAAAACCCCGAAAGGAGCAACCATGA
- the glgX gene encoding glycogen debranching protein GlgX, producing MEYGIASGTPHRMGAHLEGDTVNFAVFSAHATRIDLCLFSPDGARETARLSLPERTGDIWHGSVAGLPAGTLYGYRAHGSYAPEHGHRFNANKLLLDPYTRELRGRWINDPAVLGYDLKSSALDLSFDSRDSARFVPKSVVSDPETFAAITTPLGRPWEETLIYETHVKGATQLHPDVSAALRGTYDGLASDAVIEHLQKMGVTAVELLPVQSFINDGFLLEKGLTNYWGYNTIGFFTPEPRYFGPEGLQGFRNMVRRFHNAGIEVILDVVYNHTAEGDHRGPTLCYRGLDNASYYRLINGQPRYYVNDTGTGNTVNVSHPHVLRMVMDSLRFWVECMGVDGFRFDLATTLAREDHGFDVQGGFLDALRQDPVLAGIKMIAEPWDIGPGGYRLGQFPPKFGEWNDAYRDTVRRFWKGEAHSAQELGARLLGSAGEFDRGGRRAWSSVNFLAAHDGFTLADITRYARRHNEANGEENQDGHNANHSDNCGVEGPTEDPEITDMRIRRQRNMLATLFLSQGTPMLLAGDEIGNTQWGNNNAYCQDNEIAWLDWAAGDAEMADFVAMLAALRKAHRVLRQSRFLHAAQRPADGLRDVEWMDFQGHPLNWRDPNLSSLCLMLRASAEAAAHSDHNEAIFAIFHRTGTCEKVSVPAAPSGFQWQTCLDTASTSRGVDNVQHSALTLQGPCVVALALMPET from the coding sequence ATGGAATATGGCATTGCCTCTGGAACACCCCATCGGATGGGGGCGCATCTTGAGGGCGATACCGTCAATTTTGCGGTGTTTTCGGCCCATGCCACCCGGATTGACCTGTGCTTGTTTTCGCCGGACGGCGCGCGTGAAACGGCGCGGCTGAGCCTGCCGGAGCGCACTGGGGACATCTGGCACGGATCCGTCGCGGGCCTTCCGGCCGGAACGCTCTATGGGTATCGCGCTCATGGCAGCTATGCCCCCGAGCACGGGCACCGCTTTAACGCCAATAAATTGCTGCTCGACCCTTACACGCGTGAATTGCGCGGCAGGTGGATCAACGATCCGGCGGTGCTGGGGTATGATTTGAAATCCAGCGCGCTGGATTTATCATTTGACAGCCGCGATTCGGCGCGGTTTGTGCCAAAATCCGTGGTTTCAGACCCCGAGACCTTTGCAGCCATCACAACGCCGCTGGGCCGTCCTTGGGAAGAGACGCTGATCTATGAGACCCACGTCAAGGGCGCAACGCAGCTGCATCCCGACGTCAGCGCGGCGCTGCGGGGCACCTATGATGGGCTGGCCTCGGATGCCGTGATTGAGCACTTGCAAAAAATGGGCGTTACCGCGGTCGAACTTCTGCCCGTCCAGAGCTTCATAAATGACGGGTTTTTACTTGAAAAAGGCCTGACAAACTATTGGGGTTACAACACAATCGGGTTTTTTACGCCGGAACCGCGCTATTTTGGCCCCGAAGGCCTGCAAGGGTTTCGCAACATGGTGCGCCGCTTTCATAACGCGGGCATCGAGGTCATTCTCGACGTGGTGTATAACCACACCGCCGAAGGCGATCATCGCGGCCCGACCCTGTGTTACCGGGGGCTGGACAATGCCTCCTATTACCGCCTGATCAACGGCCAGCCGCGCTATTACGTCAACGATACGGGCACCGGGAACACGGTGAATGTTTCGCATCCGCATGTGTTGCGTATGGTGATGGATTCGCTGCGGTTCTGGGTGGAATGCATGGGCGTGGACGGGTTTCGCTTTGATCTTGCCACGACGCTGGCGCGTGAAGATCACGGCTTTGACGTGCAGGGTGGGTTTCTGGATGCGCTGCGCCAGGATCCTGTGCTGGCCGGGATCAAGATGATCGCCGAGCCGTGGGATATTGGTCCGGGCGGCTACCGTCTGGGTCAGTTTCCGCCCAAATTTGGCGAATGGAACGACGCTTACCGCGATACCGTCAGGCGTTTCTGGAAGGGCGAGGCACATTCGGCGCAAGAGCTTGGCGCGCGTTTGCTGGGCTCGGCTGGTGAATTTGACCGGGGCGGGCGGCGCGCCTGGTCGTCGGTGAATTTTCTGGCGGCACATGATGGTTTCACCCTGGCCGATATCACCCGCTATGCGCGGCGTCACAATGAGGCGAATGGCGAGGAAAATCAGGACGGCCATAACGCCAATCATTCCGATAACTGCGGGGTTGAGGGCCCAACGGAGGATCCCGAGATTACCGATATGCGCATCCGTCGCCAACGCAATATGCTGGCCACGCTGTTTTTATCGCAGGGCACGCCGATGCTCCTTGCCGGGGATGAAATCGGCAATACCCAATGGGGCAACAACAACGCCTATTGTCAGGACAACGAGATTGCTTGGCTTGATTGGGCGGCGGGGGACGCAGAAATGGCGGATTTTGTGGCCATGCTGGCGGCGCTGCGCAAGGCGCATCGCGTGTTGCGTCAGTCCCGCTTTTTGCATGCTGCGCAGCGCCCTGCAGATGGGCTGAGAGATGTCGAATGGATGGATTTTCAGGGCCACCCGCTCAATTGGCGCGATCCCAACCTCTCCAGCCTATGTTTGATGTTGCGCGCCTCGGCTGAAGCGGCGGCACATAGCGATCACAACGAGGCCATTTTCGCGATTTTTCACCGGACGGGGACCTGCGAAAAGGTCTCCGTGCCCGCAGCGCCCAGCGGCTTCCAATGGCAAACCTGTCTCGATACGGCATCAACATCGCGGGGTGTGGATAATGTACAGCACAGCGCGCTCACATTGCAGGGGCCATGCGTGGTCGCGCTTGCCCTGATGCCGGAGACCTGA
- the glgC gene encoding glucose-1-phosphate adenylyltransferase, which produces MDRETQRLAQQTMAFVLAGGRGSRLYELTDRRAKPAMYFGGKSRIIDFPLSNAVNSGIRRIGVATQYKAHSLIRHLQRGWSFFRAERNESLDILPASQQMGNENWYKGTADAVAQNRDIIEGYGPKYIVILAGDHIYKQDYSLMIRHHVDSGADVTVGCIEVPRMEARGFGVMKVDTEDRILDFVEKPNDPPAMPGHPDHALASMGIYVFETEYLFKLLDECAADPDYNHDFGGDVIPRIVRNGKAVAHPFSRSCVRSGIEEKAYWRDVGTVDAFWQANIDLTDFKPELDLYDNEWPIWTYSELTAPAKFIHNEEGRRGHAVSSMVSGGCIISGSRLDRCLLFTGVKTHSFSQLNGVVALPYVEINRKARLTNVVIDRGVVIPQGLVVGEDPVADAKRFRRTDNGVCLITQQMIDKLDG; this is translated from the coding sequence ATGGACAGAGAAACACAGAGGCTTGCACAGCAAACGATGGCCTTCGTCCTGGCGGGGGGCCGGGGCAGCAGATTATATGAATTAACCGACAGGCGCGCCAAACCGGCAATGTATTTCGGCGGCAAAAGCCGGATCATCGATTTCCCCCTCTCCAACGCCGTGAATTCCGGCATCCGGCGCATTGGTGTGGCGACACAGTATAAGGCCCACTCGCTGATCCGTCATTTGCAGCGGGGGTGGAGCTTTTTTCGCGCCGAACGCAATGAATCGCTCGATATCCTGCCCGCTTCCCAGCAGATGGGAAATGAAAACTGGTACAAGGGCACGGCCGATGCGGTCGCCCAAAATCGCGACATCATCGAAGGGTACGGACCCAAATACATCGTGATCCTCGCAGGGGATCATATCTATAAACAGGATTATTCGCTGATGATCCGCCACCATGTGGACAGCGGCGCGGATGTCACGGTGGGTTGCATTGAGGTGCCCCGGATGGAGGCGCGCGGTTTCGGCGTGATGAAGGTCGATACCGAAGACCGCATCCTCGATTTCGTCGAAAAGCCAAATGACCCGCCCGCCATGCCGGGCCATCCTGATCACGCGCTGGCCAGCATGGGTATTTACGTTTTTGAGACGGAATACCTGTTTAAACTGCTCGATGAATGCGCGGCGGACCCCGATTACAACCATGATTTCGGCGGTGATGTAATCCCGCGGATCGTGCGCAACGGCAAGGCGGTGGCGCATCCTTTCAGCCGCTCATGTGTGCGTTCGGGTATTGAGGAGAAAGCCTATTGGCGCGATGTGGGGACGGTGGATGCTTTCTGGCAGGCCAATATTGATTTGACGGATTTCAAGCCCGAACTGGACCTTTATGACAACGAATGGCCGATCTGGACTTATTCGGAACTGACGGCCCCGGCGAAATTCATCCATAACGAAGAGGGGCGGCGTGGTCATGCCGTGTCCTCGATGGTATCGGGGGGCTGCATCATTTCCGGTTCGCGGCTGGATCGATGCCTGTTGTTTACCGGTGTCAAAACCCATTCGTTCTCCCAGCTGAACGGGGTTGTCGCGTTGCCTTATGTGGAAATAAATCGCAAGGCCCGCCTCACCAACGTGGTGATTGACCGGGGTGTTGTCATCCCGCAGGGACTTGTCGTTGGAGAGGACCCGGTGGCGGATGCCAAGCGGTTCCGGCGCACGGATAATGGCGTTTGCCTGATTACCCAACAGATGATTGATAAACTGGACGGTTAA
- the glgB gene encoding 1,4-alpha-glucan branching protein GlgB, translating to MALSPQDAKDIIAGCHADPFSVLGLHEVAGKLVVRAFVPGAQEIDAVDPKTGRKIASLTPLGEGLFEGTATRRKKRFAYHLNVTQDGHEWRADDPYRFGPVMGEWDEYLLGEGTHRQLWHVLGAHVMTHEGVAGTHFALWAPNAARVSIVGDFNTWDGRRHLLRRRGQTGVWETFVPAIGEGDVYKFEVLDCNRQLLPQKADPVGFGSEHPPRTGSVVRQLSGHSWQDKGWMSKRGAIQRFDKPISVYEVHLGSWRRVPEEGNRPLSYAEHAQQLIAYVKDMGFTHIELMPISEFPFDGSWGYQPVGLFAPTIRHGTLEEFRAFIEAAHRADIGVILDWVPGHFPEDPHGLAKFDGTALYEHADPKEGFHPDWNTMVFNYGRAEVSNYLIANALYWLQEHHIDGLRVDAVASMLYRDYSRKDGEWIPNKDGGRENLEAIAFLQNMNSTAYGAVEGIMTVAEESTAFPGVSAPTDAGGLGFGFKWNMGWMNDTLAYMGEDPINRKYHHSKMTFGLHYAFSENFFLPLSHDEVVHGKGSLLDKMPGQGADKFANLRAYYGFMWGHPGKKLMFMGCEFAQGVEWNHDSSLDWHLLDHPLHAGMQALVRDLNGIYSAHPALYELDAKSEGFEWIEENNDAESVFAWIRRGHGDQPPILVVSNFTPVARLERRIGVPEPGHWVERLNTNSEFYGGDGLGNMGGVQSDQVAASGRAESIKLTLPPLSTLFFELERR from the coding sequence GTGGCACTCTCACCGCAGGACGCCAAGGATATCATCGCCGGTTGCCACGCAGATCCGTTTTCCGTGCTCGGGCTGCATGAGGTCGCGGGTAAACTGGTGGTGCGCGCCTTTGTGCCCGGCGCGCAGGAAATCGACGCGGTCGATCCCAAGACAGGGCGCAAGATCGCGAGCCTGACACCCCTCGGCGAGGGGCTGTTCGAGGGCACCGCGACCCGGCGTAAAAAGCGTTTTGCCTATCACCTGAACGTCACCCAAGACGGGCATGAATGGCGCGCGGATGATCCGTATCGCTTTGGCCCGGTCATGGGCGAATGGGACGAATACCTGCTGGGCGAAGGCACACATCGGCAACTCTGGCACGTTCTGGGCGCGCATGTGATGACCCACGAGGGTGTGGCAGGCACGCATTTCGCGCTCTGGGCTCCGAATGCGGCGCGCGTGTCTATCGTGGGGGATTTCAACACTTGGGACGGGCGGCGGCATTTGTTACGCAGACGCGGACAGACGGGCGTTTGGGAGACTTTCGTGCCGGCCATCGGCGAGGGTGACGTTTATAAATTCGAGGTGCTGGACTGCAACCGCCAGCTCTTGCCGCAAAAGGCCGACCCGGTGGGCTTTGGCTCGGAACACCCGCCGCGTACCGGCTCTGTCGTGCGCCAATTGTCGGGTCATAGCTGGCAAGACAAGGGCTGGATGTCCAAGCGCGGTGCAATCCAGCGTTTTGACAAGCCGATCTCTGTCTATGAGGTGCATCTGGGCTCCTGGCGGCGCGTTCCTGAGGAGGGCAACCGCCCGCTGAGCTACGCCGAACATGCGCAGCAATTGATCGCTTATGTGAAGGACATGGGTTTTACCCATATCGAATTGATGCCGATCTCCGAGTTTCCCTTTGACGGCTCTTGGGGATACCAGCCGGTCGGGCTTTTTGCCCCCACGATCCGGCACGGCACGCTTGAGGAATTCCGCGCCTTCATCGAGGCCGCGCACCGCGCCGACATCGGTGTGATTCTGGATTGGGTGCCGGGGCATTTCCCCGAAGACCCGCACGGTCTAGCCAAGTTTGACGGCACCGCGCTTTATGAACACGCCGATCCCAAGGAGGGGTTTCACCCGGATTGGAACACGATGGTGTTCAACTATGGGCGCGCGGAGGTTTCCAACTATCTGATCGCAAACGCGCTTTACTGGCTTCAGGAACACCATATCGACGGGTTGCGCGTGGATGCGGTGGCCTCAATGCTCTATCGCGATTATTCGCGCAAGGACGGCGAATGGATTCCCAACAAGGACGGCGGGCGCGAGAACCTGGAGGCCATCGCCTTTCTGCAAAACATGAACAGCACGGCTTACGGCGCAGTCGAGGGCATCATGACCGTGGCCGAAGAATCCACCGCCTTTCCGGGTGTGAGCGCCCCAACCGATGCGGGGGGCCTTGGGTTCGGGTTCAAATGGAACATGGGCTGGATGAACGACACGCTCGCCTATATGGGCGAGGATCCGATCAACCGCAAATATCACCATTCCAAAATGACCTTCGGGCTGCACTACGCGTTTTCGGAAAATTTCTTCCTGCCGCTCAGCCATGATGAGGTCGTACATGGCAAGGGTTCGCTTTTGGACAAGATGCCGGGGCAGGGGGCGGATAAATTTGCCAATCTGCGCGCTTATTACGGGTTTATGTGGGGCCATCCGGGCAAGAAGCTGATGTTCATGGGCTGCGAATTTGCGCAAGGGGTGGAGTGGAACCACGATTCCAGTCTGGACTGGCATTTGTTGGATCACCCTTTGCATGCGGGCATGCAGGCGCTGGTGCGGGATCTGAATGGGATCTATTCTGCGCATCCGGCGTTATACGAGTTGGACGCGAAATCGGAAGGTTTTGAGTGGATTGAGGAGAACAACGACGCGGAATCCGTCTTTGCCTGGATCAGGCGCGGTCATGGGGATCAGCCGCCGATCCTGGTCGTGTCCAATTTCACCCCTGTGGCACGTTTGGAGCGCCGGATTGGTGTCCCGGAACCCGGACATTGGGTTGAGCGTTTGAATACGAATTCGGAGTTTTACGGCGGGGATGGCCTTGGCAATATGGGGGGCGTTCAAAGCGATCAAGTCGCGGCCTCCGGGCGCGCGGAGTCGATTAAACTGACGCTGCCGCCTTTGAGCACGTTGTTCTTCGAGTTGGAGCGACGCTAG
- a CDS encoding alpha-D-glucose phosphate-specific phosphoglucomutase yields the protein MSIQSISKGPFEGQKPGTSGLRKKTRVFMEPGYLECFVQATLNAIGGATGKSFVIGGDGRFFNREAIQIILKMAAANGASRVVVGQGGLLSTPAVSNLIRQRKTDGGFVLSASHNPGGIDADFGIKYNVSNGGPAPENITQSMFEQTQVISEYRIMDAPDIDLSNIGTTPLGDMQIDIVDPVVDYLALMETLFDFAKIRALFTGGFTMRFDAMHAVTGPYATAILEGALGAPKGTVIHAIPSEDFGGGHPDPNPVWANILMDEMMSGTAPDFGAASDGDGDRNMIVGRAAYVTPSDSLAVLVANAHLAPGYKAGLAGVARSMPTSGASDKVAERLGLNCFETPTGWKFFGNLLDAGKVTLCGEESAGTGSDHVREKDGLWAVLLWLNILAERRQSVAEIMRDHWATYGRNYYSRHDYEAVPVEAANALMEGLRATLSDLPGKTVGGIEITSADEFSYHDPVDGSVSHNQGLRIGFAREARAVLRLSGTGTEGATLRVYLEQYVPPEAEHGLAVDVALQQVRDAVIEVTRMQALIGRIEPDVKT from the coding sequence ATGAGCATTCAGAGCATTTCCAAAGGTCCGTTTGAGGGCCAGAAACCGGGCACCTCGGGGCTGCGCAAAAAAACGCGCGTTTTCATGGAGCCGGGCTATCTGGAGTGCTTCGTGCAAGCGACGCTGAACGCGATTGGCGGGGCGACCGGGAAGAGCTTTGTCATCGGGGGGGACGGGCGGTTTTTCAACCGCGAGGCCATCCAGATCATCCTGAAGATGGCCGCGGCCAATGGGGCCTCCAGGGTGGTTGTCGGGCAGGGTGGGTTGCTGTCCACGCCCGCGGTGTCCAACCTCATTCGGCAACGCAAAACCGACGGTGGTTTTGTGCTCTCCGCGAGCCATAATCCAGGCGGGATCGATGCGGATTTCGGCATCAAATATAACGTGAGCAATGGTGGTCCGGCCCCTGAAAACATTACACAATCAATGTTTGAACAGACACAGGTGATCTCCGAATACCGAATCATGGATGCGCCCGATATTGACCTGTCAAACATCGGAACAACCCCGCTTGGCGATATGCAGATCGACATAGTCGATCCGGTGGTGGATTACCTGGCGCTTATGGAAACGCTGTTTGATTTTGCCAAGATCCGCGCGTTGTTTACGGGTGGGTTTACCATGCGATTTGATGCCATGCATGCGGTCACGGGGCCCTATGCAACGGCGATCCTGGAGGGGGCATTGGGTGCGCCCAAGGGCACAGTGATCCACGCAATCCCCAGCGAAGATTTCGGCGGGGGGCATCCTGATCCAAACCCGGTTTGGGCCAATATCCTGATGGATGAGATGATGTCCGGCACCGCGCCGGATTTCGGGGCGGCTTCGGATGGGGACGGGGATCGCAACATGATTGTCGGGCGCGCCGCTTATGTGACCCCATCAGATAGTCTCGCGGTGCTGGTGGCCAATGCGCATCTGGCACCGGGGTATAAGGCAGGCTTGGCGGGTGTGGCGCGTTCCATGCCCACAAGCGGGGCGAGCGACAAGGTCGCCGAACGCCTCGGGTTAAATTGTTTTGAAACACCGACGGGCTGGAAGTTCTTTGGCAATCTGCTGGATGCAGGAAAAGTGACGCTTTGTGGGGAGGAAAGCGCCGGGACCGGGTCCGATCACGTGCGCGAGAAAGACGGGCTTTGGGCGGTCTTGCTCTGGCTCAATATTCTGGCAGAGCGCAGGCAATCGGTCGCTGAGATCATGCGTGATCACTGGGCCACTTACGGGCGCAACTATTATTCGCGCCATGATTATGAAGCCGTGCCGGTGGAGGCTGCGAACGCGTTGATGGAGGGGTTGCGCGCCACGCTGAGCGATCTGCCGGGAAAAACAGTTGGTGGGATTGAAATCACCAGCGCGGATGAGTTTTCCTATCACGATCCGGTGGATGGGTCGGTCAGTCACAATCAAGGATTGCGCATCGGATTTGCCCGCGAGGCGCGCGCGGTACTGCGCTTGTCTGGAACCGGCACCGAAGGGGCGACCTTGCGGGTTTATCTGGAGCAATACGTCCCACCCGAAGCCGAACACGGATTGGCGGTGGATGTTGCGCTGCAACAGGTGCGCGATGCGGTGATAGAAGTCACCCGGATGCAGGCGCTGATTGGTCGGATCGAACCCGATGTGAAAACCTGA